In Bacillus sp. KH172YL63, one genomic interval encodes:
- a CDS encoding flagellar biosynthesis protein FlhF: protein MISTLNTKNQYEMFSEPVQKILHYLKKQEVNDSTLFQLGEVLEKSIKEASTDWDGWAAVEVKRFLKNHLEGIDSGGMSFKKKYINVIGPTGVGKTTTLAKMAAEAVIDKRMKIAFITTDTYRIAAIEQLKTYAGLLNVPVEVVYKMDDFKKAISKFEDYDHVFIDTAGRNFREKKYVDDLKEIIDFNHHMETYLVLSLTGKEQDMRDIITQFSTVAVDRFIFTKLDETSSFGSMINMMLEEKIGTAYVTTGQDVPEDIIEVNHDKIADLLMKGFSHE, encoded by the coding sequence ATGATTTCCACATTGAACACGAAGAACCAATATGAAATGTTTTCTGAACCTGTCCAAAAAATCCTTCATTACCTCAAAAAGCAGGAGGTCAATGACTCCACCCTGTTCCAATTGGGAGAGGTTTTGGAAAAGAGTATCAAAGAAGCCTCAACCGATTGGGATGGATGGGCCGCTGTCGAAGTGAAAAGATTCTTGAAGAATCATTTGGAAGGCATCGATTCAGGCGGAATGAGTTTTAAAAAGAAATATATCAATGTCATCGGCCCGACCGGTGTTGGGAAAACGACGACATTGGCCAAAATGGCAGCAGAAGCCGTCATTGATAAGAGGATGAAAATCGCCTTTATTACGACCGATACCTATCGTATCGCTGCAATCGAGCAGTTAAAGACGTACGCAGGGCTATTGAATGTCCCTGTTGAAGTTGTGTATAAAATGGATGATTTCAAAAAAGCGATCAGTAAGTTTGAGGATTACGACCATGTTTTCATCGACACAGCAGGACGTAATTTCAGGGAAAAGAAATATGTGGATGACCTGAAGGAAATCATTGATTTCAATCATCACATGGAAACATATCTCGTACTATCCCTGACAGGAAAAGAACAAGATATGAGGGACATTATCACACAGTTTTCTACCGTCGCAGTCGACCGCTTCATTTTTACCAAGCTCGATGAAACATCAAGTTTCGGTTCAATGATCAACATGATGCTAGAAGAGAAAATAGGCACCGCCTACGTGACGACAGGTCAGGATGTCCCTGAAGATATCATAGAAGTGAATCACGATAAAATCGCCGATTTGCTTATGAAAGGGTTCAGCCATGAATGA
- the fliR gene encoding flagellar biosynthetic protein FliR, protein MEELVPILPVYLLIFVRVSAFFVTMPLFSYRNIPAQHRIAFSAVLSWVMYYSIESKAIEINGQYLLLVMKETMIGLLIGFVAYMIVTAIQIAGGFIDFQMGFAIANVIDPQTGAQSPLTGQYLYTFALLLLLALNGHHLLLDGIFYSYQLIPIDSPWIPFGDEGLLDYVITSFNSMFIIAFQMSIPVVATLFLVDVALGIVARTVPQLNIFVVGFPIKIAVAFIVLFIVMGVTFSVIQRLFEMMFVTMRDLMKIIGGT, encoded by the coding sequence ATGGAAGAGCTCGTCCCGATATTACCAGTGTATTTACTCATTTTTGTCAGGGTTTCTGCTTTTTTTGTCACCATGCCATTATTTTCATACCGCAACATTCCGGCACAGCACCGGATTGCATTTTCGGCGGTCCTTTCGTGGGTCATGTACTATAGCATTGAATCCAAGGCAATCGAAATTAACGGACAATATTTACTATTGGTCATGAAAGAAACGATGATCGGGCTCTTGATCGGGTTTGTTGCTTACATGATCGTAACGGCGATTCAAATAGCAGGGGGATTCATCGATTTCCAAATGGGCTTTGCCATAGCCAATGTCATCGATCCCCAAACAGGTGCACAGAGCCCGTTGACCGGTCAATATCTGTATACGTTCGCTCTGTTATTGCTCCTTGCATTGAACGGTCACCACTTATTGCTGGATGGGATATTTTACAGCTATCAGCTGATCCCGATCGACTCTCCCTGGATCCCTTTTGGAGATGAGGGTTTGCTCGATTATGTGATCACATCCTTTAATTCCATGTTCATCATCGCTTTTCAAATGTCCATCCCTGTTGTCGCCACCCTGTTTCTGGTAGACGTGGCATTGGGGATTGTCGCGAGGACCGTCCCCCAGTTGAATATCTTTGTTGTCGGCTTCCCAATAAAGATTGCGGTCGCATTTATCGTGTTATTCATTGTCATGGGGGTCACATTCTCAGTCATACAGAGATTGTTTGAAATGATGTTTGTGACGATGAGAGATTTAATGAAGATTATTGGGGGCACGTAA
- the fliQ gene encoding flagellar biosynthesis protein FliQ — MNAESVIALAERGIYVTLIVSAPLLLLALIVGLMVSIFQATTQIQEQTLAFIPKIVAVLIGVVFFGPWMLTKLVTYTSQIFSDLTRFVG, encoded by the coding sequence ATGAATGCAGAATCGGTTATTGCGCTGGCAGAACGGGGGATCTACGTCACCCTTATCGTGTCGGCTCCCTTATTGCTGTTAGCCCTGATTGTCGGACTGATGGTCAGTATCTTCCAGGCAACAACGCAAATACAGGAGCAAACGTTGGCCTTTATTCCTAAAATCGTGGCCGTACTGATCGGGGTCGTATTCTTCGGGCCGTGGATGCTGACGAAGCTCGTCACATACACATCACAGATTTTTTCAGATTTAACAAGGTTTGTCGGGTAA
- a CDS encoding protein-glutamate methylesterase/protein-glutamine glutaminase, with protein sequence MKKVLVVDDSAFMRKLISDFLSASEHLEVIGIARNGEDAISKIKKFHPDVVTLDVEMPKMNGIEALKRIMAECPVPVVMLSSTTKEGAEETVTAMELGAVDFIAKPSGTISLDLHKVQDEIVNKVVAASKVNISKMIPVQQKKSKKIEYSNDVMDKLPPKATDRQWKKNSPKLILIGTSTGGPRALQQVLTELPADLEAPVVVVQHMPPGFTKSLANRLDGQSAIRIKEAENDEILQKGTAYIAPGGFHTKLADRGTHLSFEVSKEEPPRNGHRPSVDTLFDSASTINRYSKIAVVMTGMGSDGSEGLIRLKERGDVKAIAEAKETCIVFGMPKSAIATNLVDSVENIEDISQSIMKYMM encoded by the coding sequence ATGAAAAAGGTTTTGGTTGTAGATGATTCCGCATTTATGAGAAAGCTTATAAGTGATTTTCTATCAGCTTCAGAACACCTGGAAGTCATCGGGATCGCAAGGAACGGTGAAGACGCGATTTCAAAGATAAAGAAATTCCATCCGGATGTGGTCACCCTTGATGTCGAGATGCCTAAGATGAATGGGATCGAGGCATTGAAACGAATCATGGCAGAATGTCCTGTACCGGTCGTCATGCTTTCTTCCACAACGAAAGAAGGGGCTGAGGAGACAGTGACGGCAATGGAACTTGGAGCGGTGGATTTCATCGCGAAACCGTCCGGGACCATTTCCCTCGACTTACATAAAGTACAGGATGAAATCGTGAATAAAGTAGTCGCCGCCAGTAAAGTGAATATCTCGAAAATGATCCCGGTTCAACAGAAAAAGAGTAAAAAAATAGAATACAGCAATGATGTCATGGACAAGTTGCCTCCTAAAGCAACTGACCGTCAGTGGAAGAAGAACTCGCCAAAGTTGATCCTGATCGGTACGTCAACGGGAGGCCCGAGGGCTTTGCAGCAGGTGCTCACCGAACTGCCGGCTGATCTCGAGGCCCCTGTCGTTGTGGTGCAGCATATGCCACCGGGATTCACGAAATCCCTTGCCAACCGCTTAGACGGCCAGTCGGCTATCAGAATCAAAGAAGCGGAAAATGACGAAATTTTGCAAAAAGGGACCGCTTATATCGCACCGGGCGGCTTTCATACCAAGCTGGCCGACCGCGGCACCCACCTGTCATTTGAAGTATCAAAAGAAGAACCACCAAGAAACGGTCACCGGCCTTCCGTTGATACGTTATTCGATTCAGCCAGCACCATTAACCGGTACAGCAAGATAGCGGTTGTTATGACCGGAATGGGCTCAGATGGGTCAGAAGGCTTGATCAGACTGAAAGAACGCGGGGATGTAAAAGCCATTGCAGAAGCAAAAGAGACTTGTATTGTGTTTGGAATGCCGAAATCAGCTATCGCGACCAATCTAGTGGATAGCGTTGAAAATATCGAGGATATATCCCAATCAATAATGAAGTACATGATGTAG
- a CDS encoding response regulator → MSNKILIVDDAAFMRMMIKDILTKNGFEVVGEAADGSQAVEKYKELKPDLVTMDITMPEKDGIAALKEIKGMDAGAKIIMCSAMGQQAMVIDAIQAGAKDFIVKPFQADRVIEAIQKALS, encoded by the coding sequence ATGTCAAATAAAATTCTAATTGTGGATGATGCAGCCTTTATGAGAATGATGATTAAAGATATTTTAACGAAAAACGGGTTTGAGGTTGTCGGTGAAGCAGCTGATGGAAGTCAGGCTGTTGAGAAATATAAAGAACTGAAACCGGATCTTGTCACAATGGACATTACGATGCCTGAAAAAGACGGGATTGCAGCATTGAAGGAAATCAAAGGGATGGATGCCGGTGCAAAGATCATCATGTGTTCTGCCATGGGGCAACAGGCGATGGTCATCGATGCCATCCAGGCCGGTGCAAAGGATTTCATCGTCAAGCCATTCCAGGCAGATCGTGTAATTGAAGCGATCCAGAAAGCGTTAAGCTAA
- the flhB gene encoding flagellar biosynthesis protein FlhB, whose product MQWLSLDLQYFSGEKTEKATPKKREDAKKKGQTAKSQDVNTAIILLAVFLFLTFSASYIGEIVFDLFRHTFQEYMLMELTENTVRVIMMDIMKEIAILLGPIMLVALLAGLVANYIQVGVMFTTKPLEPKLEKIDPIKGFKRIFSLRAIVELLKSILKISFVGAITFVILWANIDQVLSLSFKSVGDSLATMASLAVQMGIAASLALLFLSLFDFLYQRYDFEKNIRMSKQDLKDEHKNIEGDPLIKSKIKQRQREMAMRRMMQEVPEADVVITNPTHFAIALKYDENKMDAPFVVAKGVDYLAQKIKYIAKENDVVMVENRPLARSLYDSAEIGDAVPEEFFKAVAEILAYVYRMKNKM is encoded by the coding sequence TTGCAATGGCTATCATTAGACCTACAGTATTTTAGTGGGGAAAAAACAGAGAAAGCAACACCTAAAAAAAGGGAAGACGCCAAAAAGAAAGGACAAACAGCGAAAAGTCAGGATGTCAATACGGCGATTATCCTTCTTGCTGTTTTTTTATTTCTGACTTTCAGTGCTTCCTATATCGGGGAGATCGTCTTCGATCTGTTCCGTCATACGTTTCAAGAGTACATGCTGATGGAACTGACTGAAAATACGGTAAGGGTCATCATGATGGATATCATGAAGGAAATTGCCATCCTCCTCGGTCCGATCATGCTTGTTGCGCTTCTTGCGGGATTGGTAGCCAACTATATTCAAGTCGGGGTCATGTTTACAACAAAGCCTCTCGAACCAAAATTGGAGAAGATCGACCCGATCAAAGGATTTAAACGAATATTCTCCTTGCGGGCGATTGTTGAGCTTCTTAAATCAATCCTGAAAATTTCATTTGTTGGAGCGATCACGTTCGTCATCCTTTGGGCGAACATCGATCAGGTGCTCAGCCTTTCATTCAAATCAGTCGGCGACTCGTTGGCGACAATGGCAAGCCTGGCGGTGCAAATGGGAATCGCGGCTTCATTGGCACTGTTATTCTTGTCCCTCTTCGACTTTTTGTATCAGAGATATGATTTTGAGAAGAACATTAGGATGTCCAAACAGGATTTGAAGGATGAACACAAAAATATTGAAGGGGACCCGCTGATTAAATCAAAGATCAAGCAAAGGCAGAGGGAAATGGCGATGAGACGGATGATGCAGGAAGTACCTGAAGCAGACGTGGTGATCACCAACCCGACCCACTTTGCCATCGCCCTGAAATATGATGAAAATAAAATGGACGCTCCTTTTGTCGTGGCAAAAGGAGTTGACTACCTGGCACAAAAAATCAAATACATTGCCAAAGAAAATGATGTCGTGATGGTGGAAAACCGGCCATTGGCCCGCTCCCTCTACGATTCAGCAGAAATCGGGGATGCCGTCCCGGAAGAATTTTTCAAGGCAGTGGCAGAAATATTAGCTTATGTTTATCGAATGAAAAATAAGATGTAA
- a CDS encoding flagellar biosynthetic protein FliO has translation MIVAITLFMLSVCVAPAASAEVNNVKDCIEQPDKCSDKQTSEVEGSESGLSTSVTFLDYVKMVFALIFVVLLIYFLLRFINQKGRSFQQTKLINHLGGAPLGGNRSVQVVKVGRQVFVLGVGEDIQLLKEVRDEEEKEEILSYYQESQFTDAKTTVTSWLSKVKEYQQPSSAGTFQSQLKTQLEEMNRSRKKMLQDLKNKGNHSDE, from the coding sequence GTGATAGTAGCAATCACCTTATTCATGTTATCTGTATGTGTGGCGCCTGCCGCCTCTGCAGAAGTGAATAATGTGAAGGACTGTATAGAACAACCAGATAAATGCAGCGATAAACAAACATCCGAAGTGGAAGGTTCTGAATCAGGGCTTTCCACGTCGGTTACGTTTCTCGATTACGTCAAGATGGTATTTGCCCTGATCTTTGTCGTTTTGCTTATTTATTTTTTACTGAGGTTTATCAATCAGAAGGGCAGATCCTTTCAACAAACGAAATTAATCAATCACTTGGGAGGGGCGCCTCTCGGGGGGAATCGCTCCGTCCAGGTTGTAAAGGTCGGCAGGCAGGTGTTTGTGTTGGGTGTCGGTGAGGATATCCAGCTTCTGAAGGAAGTAAGAGATGAAGAGGAGAAGGAAGAAATTCTTTCCTATTACCAGGAATCACAATTTACTGATGCTAAGACGACGGTCACAAGCTGGTTATCAAAGGTGAAAGAATATCAGCAGCCCTCATCAGCGGGCACATTTCAATCCCAGTTGAAGACACAGCTGGAAGAGATGAACCGGAGCCGGAAAAAAATGCTCCAAGACCTGAAAAATAAGGGGAATCATTCAGATGAATGA
- a CDS encoding MinD/ParA family protein translates to MNDQAYHLRRKMLLGGTDPAKTIGIVSGKGGVGKSNISTNLSILIGRENKKVLLFDLDIGMGNIHILLGSHHPYSIMDYIEEKELDIETIICENVHGISYISGGNGLKDIVEWKERQIERFFHIMDYAVHHYDYIIFDMGAGATKETLEFLLAMDEIIVVTTPEPTSITDAYSMMKYIYLRDQDKLFYLLCNRAEIKREGLDTITRLQETVRKFLHKEIISLGVLPEDSAVRKSVIQQTPVVVGFPSSPIALSLRTMVHHLTGKSTETEKDQIGFVKKIRNLFFGR, encoded by the coding sequence ATGAATGACCAAGCCTATCATTTAAGGAGGAAAATGCTGCTCGGCGGCACTGATCCTGCGAAAACAATCGGAATTGTCAGCGGAAAAGGAGGAGTGGGCAAATCCAATATATCTACCAATCTGTCCATCCTGATAGGGAGAGAGAATAAGAAAGTGTTGTTATTTGATCTCGACATAGGGATGGGGAACATCCATATTTTATTAGGAAGTCACCATCCCTATTCCATCATGGATTACATTGAGGAAAAAGAACTAGATATTGAAACGATTATATGTGAAAATGTTCATGGTATTTCTTATATAAGTGGGGGTAATGGCCTGAAAGATATTGTCGAATGGAAAGAAAGGCAGATTGAACGCTTCTTTCACATAATGGACTATGCGGTCCATCACTACGACTATATTATTTTTGATATGGGGGCCGGTGCGACAAAAGAAACGTTGGAGTTCCTCCTTGCGATGGATGAAATCATCGTGGTGACGACTCCCGAGCCGACCTCTATCACAGATGCCTACTCCATGATGAAATATATTTACCTCCGGGACCAGGACAAGCTTTTCTACCTTCTCTGCAATCGAGCAGAAATTAAGAGAGAAGGGCTTGACACGATTACGAGATTACAAGAGACGGTGAGGAAATTCCTTCATAAAGAAATCATCTCACTCGGTGTGCTGCCGGAGGATTCGGCCGTAAGGAAATCTGTCATTCAGCAAACCCCGGTTGTGGTAGGATTTCCTTCTTCTCCCATAGCTTTAAGCCTGCGGACGATGGTGCATCACCTTACCGGAAAGTCAACCGAGACAGAGAAAGATCAAATAGGCTTTGTGAAAAAAATCAGAAATTTGTTTTTTGGGAGGTAA
- the fliP gene encoding flagellar type III secretion system pore protein FliP (The bacterial flagellar biogenesis protein FliP forms a type III secretion system (T3SS)-type pore required for flagellar assembly.) gives MNEFMEFFNSSSAESVSTSVKLLLLFTVLSLAPSILILMTSFTRIMIVLSFVRTSLATQQMPPNQVLIGLSLFLTFFIMAPTFQEVNDEALTPLFNEEINLEEAYDKASIPFKEFMSKQTRQKDLELFLQYSGAERPESVKDIPLTSLVPAFALSEIKTAFQIGFMVFIPFLVIDMVVASVLMSMGMMMLPPVMISLPFKILLFVLVDGWYLVIKSLLQSF, from the coding sequence ATGAATGAGTTCATGGAGTTTTTTAACAGCAGTTCTGCAGAGAGCGTATCCACGAGTGTAAAGCTGTTATTATTATTTACTGTCTTGTCACTCGCACCAAGCATCCTGATCCTGATGACATCTTTCACCCGTATTATGATTGTCCTTTCCTTTGTGAGGACGTCACTTGCAACGCAACAAATGCCGCCAAATCAAGTATTGATTGGACTGTCTTTATTTCTTACCTTCTTTATTATGGCTCCGACCTTTCAGGAGGTAAACGATGAAGCTTTGACACCTCTTTTCAATGAAGAAATCAATCTTGAAGAAGCCTATGATAAGGCGTCGATACCTTTTAAAGAATTCATGAGCAAGCAGACAAGGCAAAAGGACCTTGAGTTGTTTCTGCAATATTCAGGGGCTGAACGTCCTGAATCGGTAAAAGATATTCCTCTCACATCCTTAGTGCCTGCATTTGCACTCAGTGAAATTAAAACGGCGTTTCAGATCGGCTTCATGGTCTTCATCCCATTCCTCGTCATCGACATGGTCGTGGCCAGTGTCCTGATGTCCATGGGAATGATGATGCTGCCGCCTGTCATGATTTCATTACCGTTCAAAATTTTACTGTTTGTGCTTGTGGACGGCTGGTATTTAGTCATAAAATCTCTTTTACAAAGTTTTTAA
- the flhA gene encoding flagellar biosynthesis protein FlhA, whose protein sequence is MSARDLSVLASVILIVAMLIIPFPSWLLSLLIIINISLALLVLLISMNMNEPLQFSIFPSLLLLLTLFRLGLNVSTTRSILSKGEAGDVVETFGTFVVGGNILVGLVVFIILIVIQFIVITKGSERVSEVAARFTLDAMPGKQMSIDADLNAGMISEHDARNRREKVGKEADFYGAMDGASKFVKGDAIAGIVIVMINLIFGIIIGMTQQGLPIAEAATRYSLLTVGDGIVSQIPALLISTATGIVVTRAASEGNLGQDIMNQLLAYPIMLYVSAFTIFMLGVATPINDILTIPVAALLGIGGYMLSRSPAESEADVMEMEEEVEQDEMKSPESVVNLLNVDPIEFEFGYGLIPLADANQGGDLLDRIVMIRRQLAIELGLVIPVVRIRDNIQLQPNEYRLKIKGNEMARGELLLDHYLAMSPGVEDDSIEGIDTVEPSFGLPAKWISEDMKEQAEIFGYTVVDPPSVVSTHITEMIKTNAHELLGRQETKQLIDHLQESYPILVEEVTPNPLSVGEVQKVLAKLLKENVSIRNLPIIFETLADYAKMSSDTDLLAEYVRQSLARQITNQYVQGDASLKVVTVSGKVEKMIADAVQQTEHGNYLSMDPNDSQGILEAVASNVEQLSLMEESPIILCSPAVRMYVRQLTERYFPQVPVISYNELEANVEVQSLGVVNVG, encoded by the coding sequence ATGTCAGCAAGAGATTTATCCGTACTCGCCAGTGTCATATTGATTGTCGCTATGCTTATCATCCCGTTTCCGTCCTGGTTATTAAGCTTGTTGATCATCATCAATATTTCGCTTGCACTTCTTGTGCTCCTAATTTCTATGAATATGAATGAACCGTTGCAATTTTCAATATTTCCTTCTTTATTACTTCTACTGACGCTTTTCAGACTGGGTCTAAATGTTTCCACAACGAGATCGATCTTAAGTAAGGGTGAAGCAGGGGACGTTGTGGAAACCTTTGGAACATTCGTTGTAGGTGGAAATATCCTTGTAGGACTCGTCGTGTTCATCATCCTGATTGTCATTCAGTTCATCGTCATCACGAAGGGTTCAGAGCGTGTTTCCGAAGTGGCTGCCCGTTTCACATTGGACGCCATGCCAGGGAAACAGATGAGTATCGATGCCGATTTGAATGCCGGCATGATCTCAGAGCACGATGCAAGAAACCGCAGGGAAAAAGTAGGAAAAGAAGCAGACTTCTATGGCGCCATGGACGGGGCATCCAAATTTGTTAAAGGGGATGCCATTGCCGGGATTGTCATTGTCATGATCAACTTAATATTCGGAATCATCATCGGCATGACACAGCAGGGTCTGCCGATAGCAGAAGCGGCAACCCGTTATTCGCTGTTAACAGTGGGGGACGGAATTGTCAGTCAGATACCTGCCCTGTTGATTTCAACCGCTACAGGTATCGTGGTCACTCGTGCCGCTTCTGAAGGTAATCTTGGACAGGATATTATGAATCAGCTCCTTGCATATCCGATCATGCTTTATGTATCTGCATTTACGATCTTTATGCTGGGCGTGGCAACGCCCATCAATGATATATTGACGATTCCGGTTGCCGCTCTTTTAGGAATCGGAGGCTATATGCTATCCAGGTCGCCTGCTGAAAGTGAGGCAGACGTCATGGAAATGGAAGAAGAAGTGGAACAGGATGAAATGAAGAGTCCTGAAAGCGTTGTGAATTTATTGAATGTAGATCCTATTGAGTTTGAATTCGGCTACGGATTGATCCCCCTCGCAGATGCTAACCAGGGAGGCGACCTCCTTGACAGGATCGTCATGATCCGGCGTCAGTTGGCGATCGAGCTTGGCCTTGTCATTCCGGTCGTAAGGATCCGGGACAACATCCAGCTCCAGCCGAATGAATATCGCTTAAAGATAAAAGGGAACGAAATGGCAAGGGGAGAACTCTTGCTGGATCATTACCTGGCCATGAGTCCCGGGGTGGAAGATGACTCGATCGAAGGGATTGATACAGTCGAGCCTTCATTCGGCCTGCCGGCTAAATGGATCTCTGAAGACATGAAAGAACAGGCTGAAATCTTCGGTTACACGGTCGTTGATCCACCATCGGTTGTATCAACCCACATTACGGAAATGATCAAGACGAATGCACATGAGCTCCTTGGCAGACAAGAAACGAAGCAGCTGATCGATCATTTACAGGAGTCATATCCGATCCTTGTAGAGGAAGTGACACCGAACCCGTTATCAGTCGGGGAGGTCCAGAAGGTGCTTGCCAAACTGTTGAAGGAAAATGTTTCAATCCGCAATTTGCCGATCATCTTTGAAACCCTTGCCGATTATGCAAAAATGAGCTCGGATACAGATTTATTGGCAGAATACGTCAGACAGTCACTGGCAAGACAGATTACGAACCAATATGTACAGGGAGATGCGTCCTTGAAGGTGGTCACCGTTTCAGGAAAAGTGGAAAAAATGATCGCCGACGCAGTTCAGCAGACAGAGCATGGCAATTACTTATCCATGGATCCGAATGATTCCCAGGGCATTTTAGAAGCGGTCGCTTCAAATGTGGAACAGCTGTCGCTGATGGAAGAATCCCCGATCATCCTCTGCTCTCCTGCAGTCAGGATGTATGTCAGACAGCTGACGGAAAGGTATTTTCCGCAAGTGCCCGTCATTTCATATAACGAGTTGGAAGCAAATGTAGAAGTGCAAAGCTTAGGGGTGGTGAATGTAGGATGA